One window from the genome of Gemmatimonadota bacterium encodes:
- a CDS encoding DUF3830 family protein: MPRRIRLTFVDEGVSVDAEMLEDEAPKTCQAVWDALPLEEEGIHAVYSGSEIAYFLSDDIVIPPENLTSRTLPGDICYYRLEPGLKHGWLDGITELCWFYGRDGRPNMPDGPVAVNLFARMVGDASDFFEVCYRIRREGMKRVRIERVV; the protein is encoded by the coding sequence ATGCCGCGCAGAATCCGTTTGACCTTTGTCGATGAAGGCGTATCGGTGGACGCCGAGATGCTGGAAGACGAGGCGCCGAAGACCTGCCAGGCGGTCTGGGACGCCCTGCCCCTGGAGGAGGAGGGCATCCACGCCGTGTATTCGGGCAGCGAGATCGCCTACTTCCTGTCCGACGACATCGTCATTCCGCCCGAGAACCTGACGAGCCGCACGTTGCCCGGCGATATCTGCTACTACCGCTTGGAACCGGGCCTGAAGCACGGATGGCTGGACGGCATCACCGAACTGTGCTGGTTCTACGGCAGGGACGGCCGCCCCAACATGCCGGACGGTCCCGTCGCCGTGAATCTCTTCGCCCGGATGGTCGGCGACGCCAGTGATTTTTTCGAGGTGTGTTACCGCATTCGGCGTGAAGGGATGAAACGCGTACGGATCGAACGGGTCGTTTGA
- the dgoD gene encoding galactonate dehydratase has product MRITDVKVYPVWGGSRNYLVVKVETDEGIYGIGESGLTWCELAVREIVLALRDRLVGQDPTRREHLWQVMFRGGFFPGAHALSAAVSAIDIALWDIHGKALGVPVYELLGGLCRDKAVCYTHCGGDGPSGALVDQARSRLEDGWKFIRWGLPHEGNVLEPTRAVRTGIAQFQALREALGDDVELICDVHTRLDPPDAIAFCRAAEPYRPFFIEDPLRSENKSSYRMLRQHVAVPLGVGEHFTSKWEFRELIEEDLINYARVDLCLAGGLTEARKVAGWCETHYINLAPHNPLGPVSTAACLHLSLASSNFAVQELPILPGMLPEVFPVQVEWKEGYLLPPDRPGLGVEFDEEAAKRHPYQPARGHMLQREDGSFTNW; this is encoded by the coding sequence ATGCGCATTACCGACGTCAAAGTCTACCCGGTCTGGGGCGGAAGCCGAAACTATCTCGTCGTCAAGGTGGAGACGGACGAGGGCATCTACGGGATCGGTGAAAGCGGCCTGACCTGGTGCGAACTCGCCGTCAGGGAGATCGTCCTCGCCCTTCGTGACCGGCTCGTCGGCCAGGATCCCACCCGCAGGGAACACCTCTGGCAGGTGATGTTCCGCGGCGGTTTCTTCCCCGGCGCCCACGCTCTTTCCGCCGCGGTCAGCGCCATCGACATCGCCCTCTGGGACATCCACGGCAAAGCGCTCGGCGTACCGGTCTACGAACTCCTCGGCGGCCTGTGCCGGGACAAGGCGGTCTGCTATACGCATTGCGGCGGCGACGGTCCGTCCGGGGCGCTGGTCGACCAGGCGCGCAGCAGGCTGGAAGACGGCTGGAAGTTCATCCGCTGGGGGTTGCCCCACGAAGGCAATGTACTGGAGCCCACACGGGCGGTGCGCACGGGCATCGCACAGTTCCAGGCCCTCAGGGAAGCCCTGGGCGACGACGTCGAGTTGATTTGCGACGTGCATACCCGTCTCGACCCACCCGATGCGATCGCCTTCTGCCGCGCCGCCGAACCCTACCGGCCATTTTTCATCGAAGATCCCCTGCGATCCGAAAACAAGTCGTCCTACCGCATGCTCCGGCAGCACGTCGCCGTACCCCTCGGCGTCGGCGAACACTTCACCAGCAAGTGGGAATTCCGGGAACTGATCGAGGAAGACCTGATCAACTACGCACGCGTGGACCTCTGCCTCGCGGGCGGGCTGACCGAGGCGCGTAAAGTCGCAGGCTGGTGCGAGACCCACTACATCAACCTGGCGCCGCACAATCCCCTGGGCCCCGTGTCCACGGCCGCCTGCCTGCACCTGAGCCTGGCGTCATCGAACTTCGCCGTGCAGGAACTCCCCATTCTGCCGGGCATGCTCCCGGAGGTCTTCCCCGTCCAGGTCGAATGGAAAGAAGGTTACCTGCTTCCGCCTGACCGGCCCGGCTTGGGAGTGGAGTTCGACGAAGAGGCCGCCAAACGACATCCGTACCAACCGGCCCGGGGTCACATGCTTCAGCGCGAAGACGGATCTTTCACGAACTGGTAG
- a CDS encoding M48 family metalloprotease: MRPRMKRLFLIPVALVLLACGTTIMVPEVDRAEAEREARRQRVLAWNNEMEVGQRFYNAAFAILESNARFCEDETTLRLGIQYATLENYEPEWREIARSESAITDGVTVISVAKGSPAGTSGIMVGDEILRINGEGTGTGSYAVEDFHDLVKEYGEDGPLTVSIRRDGNPIDLEVVPSTVCDYPFHAVRSDELNAWTDGSAVFMTTAMLRFVESDDALALILGHELAHITLGHVDKQLANTLIGALVGAIVSELTGEDVTEGAANFGSQAYSQEFESEADYVGAYFSSRAGYDLANAAEVWWKIAMEKPEAIDLEGSTHPSTAIRHLAIKKTAEEIERKRSENLPLVPDGK, from the coding sequence ATGAGGCCCCGTATGAAACGGCTGTTCTTAATTCCTGTAGCCCTTGTCCTCCTGGCCTGCGGTACAACGATCATGGTGCCCGAAGTGGACCGGGCGGAGGCCGAGCGAGAAGCCCGCCGGCAACGGGTTCTGGCATGGAACAACGAGATGGAAGTGGGGCAAAGGTTCTATAACGCGGCCTTCGCCATCCTCGAAAGCAACGCCCGGTTCTGCGAAGACGAGACTACACTGCGACTCGGGATTCAGTATGCTACGCTTGAGAACTACGAACCGGAATGGCGGGAGATTGCGCGCTCCGAATCCGCCATAACCGATGGCGTCACCGTTATATCCGTCGCCAAGGGGTCCCCCGCGGGCACCTCGGGGATCATGGTCGGCGACGAGATATTGCGTATAAACGGGGAGGGGACCGGGACCGGAAGTTACGCGGTGGAGGATTTTCATGATCTCGTCAAGGAGTACGGCGAGGACGGACCGCTGACCGTCAGCATCCGGAGAGACGGGAACCCGATCGACCTCGAGGTCGTCCCCTCGACCGTTTGCGACTATCCCTTCCACGCGGTAAGGAGCGACGAGTTGAACGCCTGGACCGATGGATCCGCAGTGTTCATGACGACGGCCATGCTCCGCTTCGTGGAGAGCGACGATGCCCTGGCATTGATCCTCGGCCACGAACTGGCGCACATCACGCTCGGGCACGTGGATAAACAGCTGGCCAACACCCTCATCGGCGCCCTGGTGGGCGCCATCGTATCGGAATTGACCGGTGAGGACGTGACGGAGGGCGCGGCCAACTTCGGCAGCCAGGCGTATTCCCAGGAATTCGAGAGTGAAGCGGACTACGTGGGCGCCTACTTTTCATCACGGGCCGGATACGACCTGGCCAACGCCGCGGAAGTGTGGTGGAAAATCGCCATGGAAAAGCCTGAAGCCATAGACCTCGAGGGATCCACCCATCCTTCGACCGCCATCCGGCACCTGGCGATCAAGAAGACGGCCGAAGAGATCGAACGGAAACGCAGTGAAAACCTGCCGCTTGTTCCGGACGGGAAATGA
- a CDS encoding serine hydroxymethyltransferase, with protein MQDFSAVRQRDEELYGLLVAERERQRDGIELIPSENYVSPAILEAMGSVLTNKYSEGYPGKRYYGGQQYIDKIENLARRRAKELFGAEHVNVQCYSGSPANTAVMFGLLDYGDTIMGMKLDQGGHLTHGLHVNYSGKSYNVVSYGVQRETGRIDMDEVRDLALEHRPKLIISGATAYPRQFDFEAFKAISDEVGAVPMADISHISGLIVGGVHPSPLPFTDVVTTTTHKTLRGPRSAIIMCHKKYAKDIDRAVFPGLQGGPHDHITAAKALTFKEAMRPEFKDYARQIVDNAKALAETLLGHGFDLVSGGTDNHLVLVDLTNKGIIGKDAETALDKAGLTVNKNTVPFDTRSPFSPSGIRIGTPAATTRGMKEPEMKQIAGWIDTAIENHGNDEKLSSIHDEVRELCAGFPVPGISTAGAALMQEIGAG; from the coding sequence ATGCAGGACTTTTCCGCGGTACGGCAACGAGACGAAGAACTGTACGGCCTGCTGGTGGCCGAGCGCGAACGCCAGCGGGACGGGATCGAACTCATCCCGTCGGAGAACTACGTCTCGCCGGCCATCCTGGAAGCCATGGGGTCCGTGCTGACCAATAAGTACTCGGAAGGATACCCGGGCAAGCGGTACTACGGCGGACAGCAGTACATCGACAAGATCGAGAACCTGGCCCGCAGGCGGGCGAAGGAACTCTTCGGCGCCGAGCACGTCAACGTGCAATGCTACTCGGGCAGCCCGGCCAATACCGCGGTCATGTTCGGCCTGCTGGACTACGGCGACACGATCATGGGCATGAAGCTCGACCAGGGCGGCCACCTGACCCACGGGCTGCATGTCAATTACTCCGGCAAGTCCTATAACGTGGTCTCCTACGGGGTGCAGAGGGAAACGGGCCGCATCGACATGGACGAGGTCCGCGACCTGGCCCTCGAGCACCGGCCGAAGCTGATCATCTCCGGGGCCACGGCCTACCCGCGGCAGTTCGACTTCGAGGCGTTCAAGGCCATCTCCGACGAGGTCGGGGCCGTGCCCATGGCCGACATCTCCCATATATCCGGTCTCATCGTCGGGGGCGTCCACCCGAGTCCGCTGCCCTTCACGGACGTCGTCACCACGACCACCCACAAGACGCTGCGGGGTCCGCGCAGCGCGATCATCATGTGCCACAAGAAATACGCGAAGGACATCGACCGGGCCGTGTTCCCCGGGCTGCAGGGCGGCCCCCACGATCACATCACGGCCGCCAAGGCGCTGACCTTCAAGGAGGCCATGAGGCCGGAGTTCAAGGACTATGCCCGCCAGATCGTGGACAATGCGAAGGCCCTGGCAGAGACGCTGCTTGGGCACGGATTCGATCTCGTCTCCGGCGGGACCGACAACCACCTCGTACTTGTGGATCTGACCAACAAGGGCATCATCGGCAAAGACGCTGAAACCGCCCTCGACAAGGCCGGGCTGACCGTGAACAAGAACACGGTGCCCTTCGACACGCGATCGCCCTTCAGCCCGAGCGGGATCCGCATCGGCACGCCGGCGGCCACGACGCGCGGAATGAAGGAACCGGAGATGAAGCAGATCGCCGGCTGGATCGACACGGCGATCGAAAACCACGGAAACGACGAGAAACTGTCGTCGATCCATGATGAGGTCAGGGAACTCTGTGCCGGTTTCCCCGTCCCCGGGATTTCCACGGCCGGGGCGGCGCTCATGCAGGAGATCGGCGCCGGTTAG
- the msrB gene encoding peptide-methionine (R)-S-oxide reductase MsrB, whose product MPRQDEAVAQGNSGEVGKVTIVEVASDGTKKGAVTVDKVVRTKDEWKERLTDEQYYVTREKGTERAFTGKYNKHNEDGVYKCIGCGTPLFSSRTKYESGTGWPSFYEPVAEENIDEKADLSYGMIRTEVLCKRCDAHLGHVFTDGPQPTGLRYCMNSASLDFEPEKQAPAK is encoded by the coding sequence ATGCCGAGACAGGACGAGGCGGTTGCCCAGGGCAATTCCGGTGAGGTTGGGAAGGTGACCATTGTCGAGGTCGCTTCCGACGGAACGAAGAAAGGAGCCGTTACGGTGGATAAAGTGGTCAGGACCAAAGATGAATGGAAAGAGCGACTCACCGACGAGCAGTACTATGTCACCCGGGAGAAGGGCACAGAACGGGCCTTTACGGGTAAATACAACAAGCACAATGAAGACGGTGTCTACAAGTGCATCGGTTGCGGCACGCCGCTCTTCTCGTCCAGGACCAAGTACGAATCCGGCACAGGCTGGCCCAGTTTCTACGAGCCGGTCGCCGAAGAGAACATCGACGAGAAGGCGGACCTCAGCTACGGCATGATCCGCACCGAAGTGTTGTGCAAGCGATGCGACGCCCACCTGGGCCACGTGTTTACCGACGGCCCGCAGCCAACGGGCCTGAGGTACTGCATGAACTCCGCTTCCCTGGACTTCGAGCCCGAGAAGCAGGCACCGGCCAAGTAG
- a CDS encoding c-type cytochrome produces MHLPYRFFAVPLCLIGLFLARPAFADQLDEVNPAIGARPIDGAKLYEQACAACHGSDGRGRPLEERGFVLELPDFTDCEFASREPDPDWHAVIHEGGPVRAFDRMMPAFGDALTDEEIYAILGHVRTFCTNDNWPRGEFNVPKPLFTEKAFPEDETVFNVRLDTDESKAVVIEPLYEKRFGPRGMIEAKVPFGRRQTGGDDGAEIGFGDLTVGYRYALYHNLDRGNAFSIGGEVVLPTGDEDDGFGTGSTKLEPHVSFVQLLPGDAFFQSQVQMDFAVTGTAPDKGIVRTAIGRTFTEGEFGRAWSPMVELLASRETVSGADVTLDLVPQMQVALNTRQHILLNVGVRVPVANGQDRKSQIVMYLLWDWFDGGFRDGW; encoded by the coding sequence ATGCATCTACCCTACAGGTTTTTCGCGGTGCCGCTCTGTCTCATTGGTCTTTTTCTGGCGCGTCCTGCCTTCGCCGACCAGTTGGACGAGGTCAACCCCGCAATCGGGGCCAGACCCATAGACGGGGCCAAACTCTATGAACAGGCCTGTGCGGCCTGCCACGGTTCGGACGGAAGGGGACGGCCGCTTGAAGAACGCGGTTTTGTGCTTGAACTTCCGGACTTTACGGACTGCGAATTCGCGTCCCGCGAGCCCGATCCCGACTGGCACGCCGTGATCCATGAAGGCGGACCCGTGCGGGCCTTCGACCGCATGATGCCCGCCTTCGGGGATGCCTTGACGGACGAGGAGATCTACGCCATCCTCGGGCACGTCCGCACCTTCTGCACCAACGATAACTGGCCCCGCGGCGAATTCAACGTGCCCAAGCCCCTCTTTACCGAGAAGGCGTTTCCTGAGGACGAGACCGTATTCAACGTGAGGTTGGACACGGACGAAAGCAAGGCCGTGGTCATAGAGCCGTTGTACGAGAAGCGATTCGGCCCCCGCGGCATGATCGAAGCGAAAGTTCCTTTCGGCCGCCGCCAGACCGGGGGAGACGACGGGGCGGAGATCGGCTTCGGCGACCTTACCGTGGGCTACCGGTATGCGCTCTACCACAATCTGGATCGCGGTAACGCCTTCAGCATCGGCGGCGAGGTCGTACTGCCCACCGGCGATGAGGACGACGGTTTCGGTACCGGCTCGACCAAGCTGGAGCCCCATGTTTCCTTCGTACAGTTATTGCCCGGCGACGCGTTTTTCCAGTCCCAGGTGCAGATGGACTTCGCCGTAACGGGGACCGCTCCGGACAAGGGTATTGTCCGCACTGCCATAGGCAGGACCTTCACGGAAGGCGAATTCGGCCGGGCCTGGAGTCCCATGGTCGAGCTGCTTGCGTCCCGCGAAACTGTTTCCGGGGCCGACGTCACGCTCGACCTGGTACCTCAAATGCAGGTGGCTTTGAATACGCGCCAGCATATCCTCCTCAACGTAGGCGTGCGGGTACCGGTCGCCAACGGTCAGGACCGCAAGTCGCAGATCGTCATGTACCTGCTGTGGGACTGGTTCGACGGAGGTTTCCGCGATGGCTGGTAG
- a CDS encoding alanine:cation symporter family protein has product MELMERGIVFFADTAWSYLLYLLIGGGLFLLLYSRFLPLRHFKHSIEIIRGKYDDPNEPGDITHFQALVSALAATIGMGNISGVAVAIAVGGPGAMFWMWVSALVGIATKFFTCSLAIMYRGTDSAGKTQGGPMYVVQEGLGRSWKPLAFFFAVVAVIGCLPLFQVNQLVQIMRDVIFTPMGVVGEDHFWFDLTAGVVLVLLVGTVIFGGITRIADVATRVVPAMVILYMFCALWIIAANFSEVPRYLLLIVTDAFSGEAAAGGAVGAVIMTGVRRAAFSNEAGIGTESLVHGATKTREPTREGLVAMMEPVIDTMIVCTCTALVIMMTGVWQTTSDNGVTLTANAFESAMPGFGSYMLIVCVLFFSTSTIFTYSYYGTKCLGFLVGARWQFLYNYFYVGCIIAASVASLDAAISLIDGTFALMAIPTMLSALLLSPRVMAAMRDYRKRFQLG; this is encoded by the coding sequence ATGGAGCTAATGGAACGTGGTATCGTCTTCTTCGCCGATACCGCCTGGTCGTACCTGCTGTACCTGCTGATCGGCGGCGGCCTGTTTCTCCTGCTGTATTCCCGTTTCCTGCCACTCAGGCATTTCAAGCATTCCATCGAAATCATCCGCGGGAAATACGACGACCCGAACGAACCCGGCGACATCACCCATTTCCAGGCGCTGGTCAGCGCCCTCGCGGCCACCATCGGCATGGGCAACATCTCCGGCGTGGCCGTCGCCATCGCGGTCGGCGGGCCGGGCGCCATGTTCTGGATGTGGGTCAGCGCCCTCGTGGGCATCGCGACCAAGTTCTTCACCTGCTCCCTGGCCATCATGTACCGGGGCACGGACAGCGCCGGCAAGACGCAGGGCGGGCCGATGTACGTCGTCCAGGAGGGGCTGGGCCGGAGCTGGAAGCCCCTGGCCTTTTTCTTCGCCGTCGTCGCGGTGATCGGATGCCTGCCCCTGTTCCAGGTCAACCAGCTGGTGCAGATCATGCGTGACGTGATCTTCACACCCATGGGCGTGGTCGGCGAAGATCATTTCTGGTTCGACCTCACGGCCGGCGTGGTGCTGGTGCTGCTCGTGGGTACCGTCATATTCGGCGGCATCACCCGGATCGCCGACGTTGCCACCCGCGTCGTCCCGGCCATGGTGATCCTGTACATGTTCTGCGCCCTTTGGATCATCGCGGCGAACTTCTCGGAAGTGCCCCGGTACCTCTTGCTGATCGTCACCGACGCCTTCTCCGGAGAAGCCGCGGCGGGCGGCGCCGTGGGCGCGGTCATCATGACCGGCGTGCGCCGCGCCGCCTTCTCGAACGAAGCGGGCATCGGCACCGAATCCCTCGTCCACGGGGCGACGAAGACCCGGGAACCGACGCGCGAGGGCCTGGTGGCCATGATGGAGCCCGTCATCGACACGATGATCGTGTGCACCTGCACAGCCCTCGTGATCATGATGACCGGGGTATGGCAGACGACTTCCGACAACGGCGTGACGCTGACGGCCAACGCCTTCGAATCCGCCATGCCGGGCTTCGGTTCCTACATGCTGATCGTGTGCGTGCTCTTCTTCAGCACCAGCACGATATTCACCTATTCCTATTACGGAACGAAGTGCCTCGGCTTCCTGGTAGGAGCCCGGTGGCAGTTTCTGTACAACTACTTCTACGTAGGCTGCATCATCGCCGCCTCGGTCGCTTCGCTGGATGCCGCCATCAGCCTGATCGACGGCACGTTCGCCCTGATGGCCATCCCCACCATGCTCTCGGCCCTGCTCCTGTCACCCAGGGTGATGGCGGCGATGCGGGACTACCGGAAACGCTTTCAACTGGGATAA